The DNA sequence CGTTTATGTGAACTTAAACAAGAGATATCTTTTGCTATATCAACAGGTTCCCAAGAGCTTATGTGAGGTTGTCTTTGGTATGAGGAAAAACCGTGATAATTAGCAAACAGTAAGTCGTTAATATTGTCTGTGGTATTCATAAAAATCCTTTCTTTGAATCTATAACATATTTAGCATCCATTAGGGTAACTAAACGGGTAATTCTAAAATAATTAGTTAATTTGATAATGAATATTAGTTTTACTAATATTCCTGTCAGGAATATTCAGCGATGCTAGTTATTCGAAAATGGAGAATTCTCAAGAAGCAGTAGTTATAAGACTTGGTAAGTTCTTTGCTAAACACTACATAGAATGAGGAGTGTTAACTCCTCCTTTCCTTTACTTTTGAAGGGCATTCCACGTATCTCTTACAATTTCTTCTAGAGAACCATGATTTGGATGCCAGTTTAATTCTTGCTTTGCTTTTGCGGAACTCGCGATTAAATAAGGAGGATCTCCGGCTCTGCGTTCACCTTCCACCACATTTACCTGCATGCCTGTTACTTTTTCTGCCATATCAATAACCTGCCGCACACTAAAACCTCGCCCATTTCCTAAGTTATAGCAACTGGATTGAGCTCCCGCTAAAAGCTTTTCCATAGCAAGGATATGCGCACTTCCCAAATCTTCAATGTGAATATAATCGCGTATACAGGTGCCATCTTGAGTCGGATAATCTGTTCCAAAAATTGTCACGCTTCCCTCGGGATGAAGAAGGCTTTTTAAAACAACGGGAATGAGATTTGATTCCTTTGTTTGATAACTTTTTAACTTTCCTCGCGGATCTCCCCCAGCAGCATTAAAATAGCGTAATGCACAATACTTAAAACCATTTCCCACTTGCCCAAGATCTTCTAAAATTTTCTCAACCATTAATTTAGACTGACCATAAGGATTAATAGGCTGACAGGGATGCGTTTCTGTGACAAGATCTTCTTGTGGCATACCAAATATGGCTGCAGATGAGGAAAAAATGAATAGATTGACATGGTTTCTTAACATGCCTTCTAACAATGTGACAGTAGCAGAAACGTTGTTATTGTAGTACTTAAGGGGATTTGAAACAGATTCTCCTACATTTTTAAACGCTGCAAAATGCATCACAACCTCTAT is a window from the Parachlamydia acanthamoebae genome containing:
- the galE gene encoding UDP-glucose 4-epimerase GalE, whose protein sequence is MLNYLLALLSFFLLSQNLNASQDLKTHVLVVGGAGYIGSHVNEMLHEQGYETVVLDNLSQGNRRAVEKGVFIDGDISDAALLDHIFQTYPIEVVMHFAAFKNVGESVSNPLKYYNNNVSATVTLLEGMLRNHVNLFIFSSSAAIFGMPQEDLVTETHPCQPINPYGQSKLMVEKILEDLGQVGNGFKYCALRYFNAAGGDPRGKLKSYQTKESNLIPVVLKSLLHPEGSVTIFGTDYPTQDGTCIRDYIHIEDLGSAHILAMEKLLAGAQSSCYNLGNGRGFSVRQVIDMAEKVTGMQVNVVEGERRAGDPPYLIASSAKAKQELNWHPNHGSLEEIVRDTWNALQK